In Metarhizium brunneum chromosome 3, complete sequence, a genomic segment contains:
- the spp42 gene encoding Pre-mRNA-splicing factor spp42, whose translation MSGIPPPPPPGWGAAPPPPPPPPPSSLPPPPDTPAPPAPPPPGYHPPSYPQIAKFAQKKKEWLRDRRNRFGEKRKAGFVQTQKADMPPEHLRKIVKDIGDVSQKKYTNDKRSYLGALKFMPHAVLKLLENMPMPWESAREVKVLYHVNGCLTLVNETPRVIEPVFFAQWAMMWTFMRKEKADRRLFKRMRFPPFDDEEPPLSWSENIEDVEPLEPIQMELNDEEDEAVYEWFYDHRPLLDTSHVNGASYKTWNLTLPQMAALFRLSRPLISEVVDKNYFYLFDLKSFLTAKALNVALPGGPRFEPLYKDIDPNEEDFGEFNAIDRIIFRTPIRTEFRVAYPFLYNSLPRSVHLTWHSHPQIVFNRADDPDLPTFLFDRRINPISSRTVAPKNVEITLEDELFGPGNNEEPEEDAFELPAAVEPFLADEELENEHTSSAIDLWWAPFPFDRRSGKMVRAQDVPLIKQWYLEHPPSDRPPVKVRVSYQKLLKNFVLNELHKKKPNAHNNQNLLRSLKQTKFFQQTSIDWVEAGLQVCRQGFNMLNLLIHRKNLTYLHLDYNFNLKPVKTLTTKERKKSRFGNAFHLMREILRLTKLIVDAQVQYRLGNIDAFQLADGIHYAFNHVGQLTGMYRYKYKLMHQIRTCKDLKHLIYYRFNSGPVGKGPGCGFWAPSWRVWLFFMRGIIPLLERWLGNLLSRQFEGRHSKGVAKTVTKQRVESHFDLELRQSVMSDLMDMMPEGIKQSKVSIVLQHLSEAWRCWKSNIPWKVPGLPAPIENIILRYVKSKADWWISVAHYNRERIRRGATVDKTVAKKNVGRLTRLWLKAEQERQHNHMKDGPYVSSEEAVAIYTTTVHWLESRKFSPIPFPSVSYKHDTKILILALERLREAYSVKGRLNQSQREELALIEQAYDSPGTTLERIKRFLLTQRAFKEVNIDMNDNYSTINPVYDIEPIEKISDAYLDQYLWYQADQRHLFPAWIKPSDSEVPPLLVYKWAQGINNLSHVWETEDGECNVMVETELSKVYEKMELTLLNTLLRLIMDHNLADYITAKNNVQLTYKDMNHVNSYGMIRGLQFSAFVFQFYGLVLDLLLLGPQRASEIAGPPQSPNDFLQFRDRETETRHPIRLYSRYIDKIWIFLRFTAEESRDLIQRFLTEQPDPNFENVIGYKSKKCWPRDSRMRLMRHDVNLGRAVFWDLKNRLPRSVTTIDWDDSFVSVYSRDNPNLLFSMCGFEVRILPKIRNQNDEFPVKDSVWSLIDNTTKERTAHAFLQVTQEDIQKFNNRIRQILMSSGSTTFTKIANKWNTALIALFTYYREAAVSTVDLLDTIVKCETKIQTRVKIGLNSKMPSRFPPAVFYTPKELGGLGMISGSHILIPASDKRWSKQTDTGVTHYRSGMTHDEETLIPNIFRYIIPWEAEFIDSQRVWTEYSQKRLEANQQNRRLTLEDLEDSWDRGLPRINTLFQKDRSTLSFDKGFRARSEFKIYQLMKSNPFWWTSQRHDGKLWNLNAYRTDVIQALGGVETILEHTLFKATGFPSWEGLFWEKACLANGTMLLRYDHSLVAVEDVREGDLLLGPDGGPRRAFNVVSGKDRLYRITIGSGKEDLVVTSNHILVFHEVKSDSDQYYDDIEMTTAQYAALESTERSKYRLFSCPGLNSPQPTSPNSAAGRFIPQSHSFVVKDVVLETEATEWAGFRVDGDQLYLRHDHLVLHNSGFEESMKFKKLTNAQRSGLNQIPNRRFTLWWSPTINRANVYVGFQVQLDLTGIFLHGKIPTLKISLIQIFRAHLWQKIHESVVMDLCQVFDQELESLGIETVQKETIHPRKSYKMNSSCADILLFASHKWNVTRPSVLFDTKDVIEPTTTNKFWIDVQLRYGDYDSHDIERYTRAKYLDYTTDSSSIYPSATGLMIGIDLAYNLYSAYGMYFPGLKVLIQQAMAKIMKANPALYVLRERIRKGLQLYASESNQEFLNSQNYSELFSKQTQLFIDDTNVYRVTIHKTFEGNLTTKPINGAIFIFNPRTGQLFLKIIHTSVWAGQKRLGQLAKWKTAEEVAALIRSLPVEEQPKQLIVTRKGLLDPLEVQLVDFPNISIRASELQLPFQAAMKVEKLGDMILRATEPQMVLFNLYDEWLKTISSYTAFSRLILILRALHVNPDKSKLILRPDKTVITHEHHIWPSMSDEDWIKIETQLRDLILNDYGKKNNVNVSSLTSSEVRDIILGMEISAPSLQRQQAAEIEKQQQEQQQLTAVTTKTQNVHGEDIIVTTTSQFEQQTFASKTEWRTRAIATSNLRTRAKNIYVSSVDNDLDDITYVMPNNILKKFITIADLRVQVAGYLYGSSAPDNEQVKEIKCIVMMPQIGGLRNVQLPQQLPRSDFLDGMEPLGVIHTMSGSELPYMSAADVSEHAKLLDAHSEWDKTNTVTVSVSFTPGSVSLSAWGLTPQGYKWGAENKDTQSDQPQGFTTTMGEKRKLLLSPRFRGFFLVPDDRRWNYSFMGSAFAGMEKKPVHVKLDTPLPFYSDQHRPIHFHSFAELEDIWVDRTDNFE comes from the coding sequence ATGTCGGGCAtccctccgccgccgcctccaggCTGGGGAGCAgccccccctcctcctccaccacctcccCCATCATCGTTGCCGCCTCCTCCTGATACACccgcgccgccagctcctccGCCCCCTGGCTATCACCCTCCGTCCTACCCTCAGATCGCCAAGTTTgcacaaaagaagaaagaatgGCTTAGGGATCGCCGAAACAGATTTGGAGAGAAGCGAAAGGCCGGCTTCGTCCAGACTCAGAAGGCTGATATGCCGCCCGAACATCTTCGCAAGATCGTTAAAGATATCGGAGATGTGTCTCAAAAGAAATACACCAATGACAAGCGCAGCTATCTTGGCGCTCTAAAGTTCATGCCACATGCAGTCCTGAAACTTCTCGAAAATATGCCTATGCCCTGGGAATCAGCGCGTGAAGTCAAGGTTCTGTATCATGTCAACGGATGTCTGACCTTAGTTAATGAGACTCCTCGCGTTATTGAACCCGTCTTCTTTGCGCAATGGGCAATGATGTGGACCTTCatgaggaaagaaaaagccGATAGAAGGCTTTTCAAGCGTATGCGATTCCCGCCATTCGACGATGAAGAACCGCCCCTGTCGTGGTCCGAGAACATCGAGGACGTGGAACCTCTAGAGCCTATTCAAATGGAGTTGaacgatgaggaagacgaggccgttTATGAATGGTTCTACGACCATCGGCCACTATTGGATACCTCGCATGTTAATGGTGCGAGCTACAAGACATGGAACCTCACCCTACCTCAAATGGCAGCTTTGTTCCGTCTCAGTCGTCCATTGATTTCTGAAGTTGTAGACAAGAACTACTTCTACCTTTTCGACCTCAAGAGCTTCTTAACTGCAAAGGCTCTCAATGTTGCGCTTCCAGGTGGACCGCGTTTCGAGCCGTTGTACAAGGATATCGATCCAAACGAGGAGGACTTCGGCGAATTCAATGCTATAGATCGCATCATCTTTCGAACTCCGATCCGTACTGAGTTTCGAGTCGCGTATCCATTCCTGTACAATTCTCTCCCAAGAAGCGTACACCTGACGTGGCACTCGCACCCACAAATCGTATTCAACCGTGCTGACGATCCCGACTTGCCAACTTTCCTTTTCGACCGACGAATCAACCCCATCTCATCCCGAACCGTGGCGCCCAAGAATGTTGAAATCACTCTTGAGGACGAACTTTTTGGACCAGGAAATAATGAAGAGCCTGAGGAGGATGCGTTCGAGCTGCCTGCTGCGGTTGAACCCTTTCTTGCCGACGAAGAGCTTGAAAACGAGCATACATCCTCAGCCATTGATTTATGGTGGGCTCCTTTCCCGTTTGATAGACGCTCTGGAAAGATGGTTCGCGCTCAGGATGTGCCTCTGATCAAGCAATGGTACTTGGAGCACCCGCCCTCTGACCGACCTCCTGTGAAGGTTCGAGTTTCTTACCAGAAGTTACTGAAGAACTTCGTTCTCAATGAGCTTCATAAGAAGAAGCCCAATGCACACAATAATCAGAACTTGTTACGCTCTCTTAAACAGACTAAGTTCTTTCAACAGACAAGCATTGATTGGGTTGAAGCTGGCCTTCAAGTCTGCCGACAAGGTTTTAATATGCTTAACCTCTTGATCCACAGAAAGAACCTGACATATCTTCACCTGGACTACAACTTTAATCTGAAGCCTGTGAAGACACTAACAACCAAGGAGCGAAAGAAGTCTCGATTTGGAAATGCATTCCATCTTATGCGTGAAATTTTGAGGTTGACAAAACTGATTGTGGATGCCCAAGTTCAGTACCGTCTTGGAAACATTGATGCCTTCCAGCTTGCTGATGGCATTCATTACGCTTTCAACCATGTTGGACAGCTCACCGGAATGTACCGATACAAATACAAGCTCATGCATCAGATTCGTACTTGCAAGGATTTGAAGCATCTGATTTATTATCGATTCAACTCTGGTCCAGTGGGCAAAGGTCCTGGCTGTGGTTTCTGGGCTCCCTCATGGAGAGTGTGGCTCTTTTTCATGAGAGGTATCATCCCATTACTCGAACGATGGCTTGGTAACCTCTTGTCTCGTCAATTCGAAGGTCGACACAGCAAGGGTGTGGCAAAGACAGTCACGAAGCAGCGAGTCGAGTCTCATTTTGATTTGGAATTGCGCCAGTCTGTCATGTCTGATctgatggacatgatgccgGAGGGTATTAAACAAAGCAAGGTCAGCATTGTGCTTCAGCATTTGTCTGAAGCTTGGCGTTGCTGGAAGAGTAACATCCCCTGGAAGGTCCCGGGCCTGCCTGCGCCGATTGAGAACATTATTCTTCGATATGTCAAATCAAAGGCTGACTGGTGGATTTCTGTTGCTCACTACAACCGTGAACGAATTCGTCGTGGAGCAACCGTGGATAAGACTGTCGCGAAGAAGAATGTTGGACGTCTGACTCGACTATGGCTCAAGGCTGAGCAAGAAAGACAGCATAATCACATGAAGGATGGCCCATATGTGTCTTCCGAAGAAGCCGTCGCCATTTATACGACTACTGTTCACTGGCTGGAGTCTCGGAAATTTTCTCCCATTCCATTCCCCAGCGTTTCGTACAAGCATGACACCAAGATCTTGATCCTGGCCTTGGAGCGTTTGAGGGAGGCTTACTCAGTCAAGGGTAGACTGAACCAGAGTCAACGTGAAGAGCTGGCATTGATTGAGCAAGCTTATGACAGCCCCGGCACCACATTAGAAAGAATTAAGCGGTTCTTGCTCACGCAGAGAGCTTTCAAAGAAGTCAATATTGATATGAACGATAACTACAGCACGATCAATCCTGTATACGATATCGAGCCCATAGAGAAGATCAGCGATGCTTATCTTGATCAGTACTTGTGGTATCAAGCTGACCAGCGACATCTGTTTCCCGCCTGGATCAAGCCATCAGACTCTGAGGTGCCACCGCTGTTGGTCTACAAATGGGCCCAGGGCATTAACAATTTGAGTCACGTTTGGGAgacagaagatggagaatgCAACGTAATGGTTGAAACCGAGCTTTCCAAGGTCTACGAAAAGATGGAATTGACGCTTCTCAATACCCTACTGAGACTCATCATGGACCATAACTTGGCTGACTACATTACTGCCAAGAACAATGTGCAACTGACATACAAGGACATGAATCACGTCAACAGCTATGGTATGATCCGTGGTCTTCAGTTCTCAGCCTTCGTATTCCAGTTTTATGGCTTGGTCTTGGATCTGCTCTTATTAGGACCTCAGCGTGCCAGCGAGATTGCTGGCCCTCCCCAGAGCCCCAACGATTTCCTGCAGTTCCGTGATCGAGAGACAGAAACAAGGCACCCAATCAGACTCTACAGTCGTTACATTGACAAGATCTGGATCTTTTTACGATTTACCGCCGAAGAGTCTAGAGATCTTATCCAACGCTTCCTCACTGAGCAACCTGATCCTAACTTTGAGAACGTCATTGGATATAAGAGCAAGAAGTGCTGGCCGAGAGACTCTCGTATGCGTCTGATGAGGCATGATGTCAACTTGGGACGTGCAGTCTTCTGGGACCTCAAGAACCGTCTGCCGCGTTCAGTCACCACCATTGACTGGGATGACAGCTTTGTCAGTGTCTACAGTCGTGATAACCCGAACCTACTGTTCTCCATGTGCGGATTTGAGGTTCGGATTCTACCAAAAATCCGAAATCAGAATGATGAGTTCCCCGTCAAGGACAGCGTCTGGTCTCTCAtcgacaacaccaccaaggaGAGAACGGCACATGCTTTCTTGCAGGTCACGCAGGAAGACATCCAGAAGTTCAATAATCGTATCCGACAGATACTCATGTCGTCTGGCTCAACAACCTTCACTAAGATTGCAAACAAATGGAATACCGCACTGATTGCTCTCTTCACCTACTATCGTGAAGCAGCAGTCTCTACGGTTGATCTTCTTGATACCATTGTCAAGTGTGAGACGAAGATTCAAACCCGTGTCAAGATTGGACTTAATTCCAAGATGCCGTCTCGTTTCCCTCCAGCTGTTTTCTACACTCCCAAGGAACTTGGTGGCTTGGGCATGATTTCGGGCTCCCATATCTTGATTCCTGCCAGTGACAAGCGATGGTCTAAGCAGACAGACACGGGTGTCACCCACTATCGCTCTGGTATGACTCATGACGAGGAAACCTTAATACCCAATATTTTCCGTTACATCATCCCTTGGGAGGCAGAATTCATTGATTCCCAGCGTGTCTGGACAGAGTACTCCCAGAAACGACTCGAGGCCAACCAGCAGAATCGTCGTTTGACGTTGGAAGATCTTGAAGATAGCTGGGACCGTGGTCTGCCCAGAATCAATACTCTTTTCCAGAAGGACCGTAGCACCCTCAGCTTTGACAAAGGTTTCCGAGCTAGATCTGAGTTCAAGATTTATCAATTGATGAAGTCCAATCCTTTCTGGTGGACTAGTCAGCGACACGACGGAAAGCTATGGAATCTCAACGCCTATCGCACCGACGTGATCCAGGCCCTCGGTGGTGTTGAAACCATCTTGGAACACACACTCTTCAAAGCAACGGGATTCCCTTCCTGGGAAGGACTCTTCTGGGAAAAAGCGTGTCTTGCGAACGGCACGATGCTGCTTCGATATGATCACTCTCTAGTTGCAGTCGAAGACGTCAGGGAGGGTGATTTGCTTCTTGGGCCTGATGGAGGACCTCGACGTGCGTTCAATGTGGTTAGCGGCAAAGACCGACTTTATCGCATCACGATTGGCAGTGGCAAAGAAGATCTTGTGGTTACCTCGAATCATATCTTGGTCTTTCATGAGGTGAAGAGCGACTCTGATCAATATTATGATGATATTGAGATGACAACCGCTCAATATGCGGCGCTTGAGTCTACAGAGAGGAGCAAGTACAGGCTCTTTAGCTGCCCTGGTCTCAACTCCCCCCAACCAACATCTCCCAATTCTGCTGCGGGTCGCTTTATCCCTCAGTCTCATAGCTTCGTGGTCAAGGATGTAGTGCTGGAAACAGAAGCTACGGAATGGGCAGGTTTTCGAGTCGATGGCGACCAGCTCTACCTACGACACGATCATCTTGTGCTTCACAACAGTGGTTTTGAAGAGAGCATGAAATTCAAGAAACTCACAAATGCGCAGAGATCAGGTCTTAACCAGATTCCAAACCGAAGATTCACGTTGTGGTGGTCGCCCACCATCAACCGTGCGAATGTGTACGTTGGTTTCCAGGTGCAGCTTGATTTGACTGGTATCTTTTTGCACGGAAAGATTCCCACCCTCAAGATCTCCTTGATTCAGATATTCCGAGCCCACTTGTGGCAGAAGATCCATGAATCCGTTGTAATGGATCTTTGTCAAGTTTTTGACCAGGAGCTGGAGTCACTCGGCATCGAGACAGTGCAAAAGGAAACAATCCACCCTCGAAAGTCGTACAAGATGAACAGCTCTTGTGCTGACATTCTTCTCTTCGCAAGTCACAAGTGGAACGTCACCCGTCCCTCGGTTCTGTTTGATACGAAGGATGTCATTGAGCCGACCACTACGAACAAGTTTTGGATTGATGTGCAACTTCGATATGGCGATTATGACTCGCACGACATTGAACGATATACTCGTGCGAAGTACCTTGATTATACTACCGACAGTTCAAGTATTTATCCTTCTGCAACGGGCTTGATGATTGGTATTGATCTTGCTTACAATCTTTACTCGGCCTACGGCATGTATTTCCCCGGTCTGAAAGTTCTCATCCAGCAAGCTATGGCCAAGATCATGAAGGCCAATCCGGCACTTTATGTCCTGCGTGAACGTATTCGCAAAGGCCTGCAACTGTACGCATCTGAGAGCAATCAGGAATTTCTGAACTCGCAGAACTACTCTGAGCTGTTTAGCAAGCAAACTCAGCTGTTCATTGACGACACCAACGTTTACCGTGTTACGATTCACAAGACATTTGAAGGCAACTTGACGACTAAGCCAATCAATGGCGCCATCTTCATTTTTAACCCTCGAACTGGACAACTGTTCCTGAAGATTATTCACACGAGCGTTTGGGCTGGTCAGAAGCGTCTTGGGCAGCTCGCCAAGTGGAAGACCGCCGAAGAAGTTGCTGCTTTGATCCGATCACTTCCCGTGGAAGAGCAGCCGAAACAGCTTATCGTTACAAGAAAGGGCTTATTGGATCCCCTCGAAGTTCAGTTGGTCGATTTCCCCAACATCTCTATCCGAGCATCTGAGTTGCAACTTCCCTTCCAAGCTGCCATGAAGGTTGAGAAACTGGGAGACATGATTTTGAGGGCCACTGAGCCTCAAATGGTGTTGTTCAATCTTTATGATGAGTGGCTGAAGACTATTTCATCATACACTGCGTTCTCTCGTCTGATTTTGATTCTCCGCGCGCTTCATGTCAATCCAGACAAGAGCAAGCTCATCCTTCGGCCCGACAAGACGGTAATTACTCATGAACACCACATTTGGCCATCAATGTCCGACGAGGATTGGATTAAGATTGAAACGCAGCTTCGAGATCTCATCTTGAATGACTACGGAAAGAAGAACAATGTCAATGTTTCCAGTTTGACCAGCAGTGAAGTCCGTGATATCATCCTGGGTATGGAAATCTCTGCACCTTCCCTGCAGAGACAACAGGCTGCAGAAATCGAGAagcagcaacaagagcaacAACAGCTCACTGCTGTCACGACCAAGACGCAAAATGTGCACGGTGAAGACATTATTGTCACAACTACGTCGCAGTTTGAGCAGCAGACGTTTGCCTCCAAGACTGAATGGCGGACAAGAGCCATTGCAACCTCCAACTTGCGAACTAGAGCCAAGAATATCTACGTATCTTCTGTCGACAATGATCTGGACGACATCACCTACGTCATGCCGAACAATATTCTGAAGAAATTCATCACGATTGCGGATCTGAGGGTCCAAGTGGCAGGATATCTCTATGGCTCCTCTGCCCCTGACAACGAGCAAGTCAAGGAGATAAAGTGCATCGTCATGATGCCTCAAATAGGTGGCCTTCGCAACGTACAGCTTCCTCAGCAGCTTCCTCGCAGTGACTTCCTTGATGGCATGGAGCCCCTTGGTGTCATACATACCATGTCTGGGAGCGAGCTGCCATACATGTCCGCTGCCGATGTTAGCGAGCATGCCAAACTGCTGGATGCCCACAGCGAGTGGGACAAGACAAACACAGTGACCGTTTCCGTTTCCTTCACACCCGGCAGCGTCTCCCTCTCGGCCTGGGGCCTTACACCTCAGGGGTACAAATGGGGAGCTGAGAACAAAGACACCCAGAGCGATCAGCCACAAGGATTCACcacgaccatgggagagAAACGAAAATTACTGTTGTCTCCGAGATTTAGGGGTTTCTTCCTGGTGCCTGATGACAGGAGATGGAACTACAGCTTTATGGGCAGCGCTTTTGCAGGCATGGAAAAGAAGCCGGTTCACGTGAAGCTCGACACACCCCTTCCATTCTACAGCGATCAGCACCGACCTATTCACTTTCATAGTTTTGCTGAGCTGGAAGATATCTGGGTAGACCGGACTGACAACTTCGAATAG
- the prpf18 gene encoding Pre-mRNA-splicing factor 18: MDFASLMNKELSKAKTTNDSSKKYLKRSEIEEERKQAYIAEQKTLEEEREAKAAAKRKREEELATENAAREEKRRKLAEESRKLKEEREEEEERARRKRLGLPELVKKKEEDEGQAVQDDVPEEELREKLREIGHPVMLFGESHAAKLRRYRKLTTVMSMGPIPTTLALVEEKDMKVDGTVPADRDGRKWLFRQLASYFTMVLTEYERTMEEEKSETSAGKTAYSAMVQTRENMKPLFRKFESNDVDDSLLVPVVQIVQALQERRYVDANDDYLRLSIGKAAWPIGVTMVGIHERSAREKLHNGEKGHVMGDEVTRKILQSIKRCLTFAQVRWPPTDLRQLMG; this comes from the exons ATGGACTTTGCGTCCCTCATGAACAAGGAGCTCTCCAAGGCCAAAACAACAAACGACTCGTCCAAAAAATACCTCAAACGATCTGAAATCGAAGAAGAGCGGAAACAGGCATACATAGCAGAGCAAAAGACcctcgaggaggagcgcgaAGCGAAAGCAGCAGCCAAGCGCAAACGAGAGGAAGAGCTGGCGACGGAGAATGCAGCCCGCGAAGAGAAGAGACGCAAACTAGCCGAAGAGTCGAGGAAACTAAAAGAAGAgagggaagaggaggaagaaagagCGAGGAGAAAGCGGCTAGGGCTTCCGGAACTCgtaaagaagaaggaggaagacgaaggcCAGGCCGTGCAAGATGATGTCCCGGAGGAAGAGCTGCGGGAGAAATTGAGAGAAATAGGACACCCGGTGATGCTTTTCGGGGAATCGCACGCTGCCAAGTTAAGGAGGTACAGGAAGTTGACGACGGTGATGAGCATGGGCCCCATACCGACGACGCTGGCGCTGGTGGAGGAAAAGGACATGAAGGTCGACGGGACGGTGCCCGCGGACAGAGACGGGAGGAAGTGGCTGTTCAGACAGCTCGCGAGCTACTTCACCATGGTGCTCACAGAGTACGAGAGGAccatggaggaggagaagagcgAAACGAGCGCCGGCAAGACGGCGTACAGCGCCATGGTGCAAACCAGAGAAAATATGAAGCCG CTCTTTCGCAAATTCGAATCCAACGACGTGGACGACTCCCTCCTCGTACCGGTGGTGCAAATCGTGCAGGCCCTTCAGGAAAGACGCTACGTCGACGCCAACGACGACTATCTCCGTTTGAGTATCGGCAAGGCCGCCTGGCCCATTGGCGTGACCATGGTTGGTATCCACGAGAGAAGCGCTCGCGAGAAGCTGCACAACGGCGAGAAGGGTCACGTCATGGGTGATGAGGTTACGCGCAAGATTTTGCAGAGCATCAAGCGCTGTCTTACCTTTGCCCAAGTGAGGTGGCCGCCGACGGATTTGAGACAGCTGATGGGCTGA